From Solibacillus sp. FSL W7-1464:
TGTGGAGGAATGTATCCGGCGATGAAGCTTGCCCATATGGCGGAAATGGCGGGAATTGAATGCCAAATCGGTTCAATGGTCGAGTCATCGGTCGGTTCTGCGGCAGGTTTCCATGTAGCTTTCTCGAACAAAGTATTTACGAGTGTAGAATTAACAGGACCGTTAAAATTCTCGAAAGATATCGGAAACCTTCAATATAATGTTCCATTTATTCAGTTGAATGAACGTGCAGGGTTAGGTGTCGATGTGGACGAAGCGATATTAGCGGAATTAACACGTGAGCATAGTGTGGTGCAGTAAATGATCGCATCAGGATTTTTAGGGAATGAACGATACGAAGTGTATTTATTGGATGAAACACATATACCGGAACTGATCACTTTGCAGCAGGAAGTAGTCGATGCACTGCCGGATAAAGCAATATTGCAGCCGCTTGATCATGAAGAGCTGAGCTTTATTTTAAGCGGGAACGGGCTGATGATCGGGGTTTTCGTTGAAGGAAAGCTAATTGCATTCCGGGCACTGCTGGAACCAATGATTGATGAAGAACATTTAGGCTATGATATTGGCTTGAAAACAGAGGAAGAACTGCGAAAAGTGCTGTATCAGGAAATTTCCAATGTACATCCGGATTATCGCGGTTATCGTCTGCAGCGTACGATGGCGGACATCATTATGCAGCAAGTGGATGAATC
This genomic window contains:
- a CDS encoding GNAT family N-acetyltransferase; its protein translation is MIASGFLGNERYEVYLLDETHIPELITLQQEVVDALPDKAILQPLDHEELSFILSGNGLMIGVFVEGKLIAFRALLEPMIDEEHLGYDIGLKTEEELRKVLYQEISNVHPDYRGYRLQRTMADIIMQQVDESKFNTVCATVMPGNIASLKDKFSQNMHIAALKLKYGGKLRYVFMKSLPYKGYDWSEEQYVPMENTEAQQQLLKSGYIGISMKADGPDWLIQYVK